From the Lolium rigidum isolate FL_2022 chromosome 2, APGP_CSIRO_Lrig_0.1, whole genome shotgun sequence genome, one window contains:
- the LOC124690076 gene encoding protein WHAT'S THIS FACTOR 9, mitochondrial-like: MARHLLRAATGRRRGWWEAPLFAAEQRATLVNVKLKLVKDRALDGAVSRERHLRSAHHLLDLVSTRPGHRISCPELLADKSVHRLFGSAEAALAFLRRYRTLFALSRRGGRGVSLTDAALDLRQRELDCLNASEPDLLARLRRLLMLTLPRSLPLHTVDLLRWDLGLPRDYRASVLRRHPDHFALAQPEGDERVWLRLLSWDDRLAVSELEKGAAGGDTTCLPFRVSFTRGFGLRSKCMDWLREWQALPYTNPYADASGLDRRTDVSEKRNVGVFHELLHLTLAKRTERHNVSNMRKLLGMPQKFTKVFERHPGIFYLSRVLGTQTVVLREAYGGGSQLLEKHAHPLVAIREEYATMMRAALPPRRTRESRNSCIGLDDESEEGEEIELSE, encoded by the coding sequence ATGGCGCGACACTTGCTGCGGGCGGCGACGGGAAGGAGGAGGGGGTGGTGGGAGGCGCCGCTGTTTGCGGCGGAGCAGCGAGCGACGCTGGTGAACGTTAAACTTAAGTTGGTCAAAGACCGGGCGCTCGACGGGGCCGTGTCGCGCGAGCGCCACCTCCGCTCCGCCCACCACCTGCTCGACCTCGTGTCCACGCGGCCCGGCCACCGCATCTCCTGCCCCGAGCTCCTCGCCGACAAGTCCGTGCACAGGCTCTTCGGCTCCGCGGAGGCCGCGCTCGCGTTCCTCCGCAGGTACCGCACCTTGTTCGCGCTCTCtcgccgcggcggccgcggcgtgtCCCTCACGGACGCCGCGCTCGACCTCCGGCAACGGGAGCTGGACTGCCTGAACGCCTCGGAACCCGACCTGctcgcccgcctccgccgcctccttatGCTCACCCTGCCGCGCTCCCTCCCGCTCCACACGGTCGACCTTCTCCGCTGGGACCTCGGCCTGCCTCGCGACTACCGCGCCTCAGTCCTCCGCCGCCATCCTGACCACTTCGCCCTTGCGCAGCCCGAGGGCGACGAGCGCGTCTGGCTCCGCCTCCTCTCCTGGGACGACCGCCTGGCCGTCTCCGAGCTCGAGAAGGGTGCGGCCGGTGGCGACACCACTTGCCTCCCATTTCGGGTGAGCTTCACGAGAGGTTTTGGCCTCAGGAGCAAGTGTATGGACTGGCTGAGGGAGTGGCAGGCACTGCCGTACACTAATCCGTACGCCGACGCCTCGGGCCTTGACCGCCGCACTGATGTGTCAGAGAAGCGCAACGTCGGAGTGTTCCATGAGCTGCTGCACCTCACACTGGCAAAGAGGACGGAGCGCCACAATGTGAGCAACATGAGGAAGCTGCTTGGCATGCCACAGAAGTTTACCAAGGTTTTTGAGCGCCACCCGGGCATTTTCTACCTCTCAAGGGTACTTGGTACACAGACAGTTGTGCTCAGGGAAGCTTATGGTGGCGGAAGTCAGCTGCTTGAGAAGCATGCGCATCCACTTGTTGCTATCAGGGAGGAGTATGCCACCATGATGAGGGCTGCATTGCCACCAAGAAGGACAAGAGAAAGCCGCAACTCTTGTATTGGGTTGGATGATGAAAGTGAGGAAGGCGAAGAAATTGAACTCTCTGAGTGA